The following are encoded in a window of Impatiens glandulifera chromosome 5, dImpGla2.1, whole genome shotgun sequence genomic DNA:
- the LOC124937704 gene encoding protein trichome birefringence-like 4, whose translation MASLKSLWYTLSNYSRNLSPPLPKSRTKALTLSLLIGSFYLSYFFFFASISDSRPALTAATFASRLLSLSSIASTFTTFPVSSSSSSYTVQSNKGSRERKTHFSSCNIFDGKWVLDKRSRLLYKPGSCPYVDNAFNCYENGRSDSSYFQLRWRPHGCNIPRFNGLKMLEILREKRVVFVGDSLNRNMWESLVCALRNSLADKSRVFEVSGRREFKTQGFYSFRFKDYNCSIDFIKSPFLVQEWKIVDKAGTRRETLRLDLIQDSSINYLDADIIIFNTGHWWTHQKTYKGSNYFQEGDRVYNRLEVAEAYTRALKTWAKWVDSNVNSTKTRVFFRGYSASHFRGGQWNSGGNCDGETEPIRNDSFLGPYPWMMNVLESVMSGMKTPVSYLNITRMTGYRKDGHPSIFRQPEVRRSRRIIQDCSHWCLPGVPDSWNELLYVSLLMSDSK comes from the exons ATGGCTTCTCTGAAGAGTCTCTGGTATACACTTTCAAACTATTCAAGAAACCTTTCTCCTCCCCTCCCGAAATCAAGAACCAAAGCCCTCACCCTATCCCTTCTAATCGGATCCTTCTACCTCtcctacttcttcttcttcgcttCCATCTCCGATTCCCGCCCTGCACTAACCGCAGCAACCTTTGCTTCCCGCCTATTATCCCTCTCTTCCATAGCTTCCACCTTCACCACTTTCCCcgtttcatcttcttcttcttcttataccGTCCAATCAAACAAAGGTTCAAGAGAAAGGAAGACCCATTTCAGTTCTTGCAACATCTTCGATGGAAAATGGGTTTTGGATAAAAGATCAAGACTTCTTTACAAGCCAGGTTCTTGCCCGTATGTTGATAATGCGTTTAATTGTTATGAAAACGGCCGGTCGGATTCTAGTTACTTCCAGCTCCGGTGGAGGCCTCACGGATGTAACATTCCAAGATTTAATGGTTTGAAAATGCTGgaaattttgagagagaaaagggTTGTGTTCGTGGGAGATTCGTTGAATAGAAACATGTGGGAATCGTTAGTTTGTGCTCTGAGGAACTCTCTCGCCGATAAAAGCAGAGTGTTTGAAGTTTCCGGCCGGCGAGAATTCAAGACTCAGGGCTTCTATTCTTTCAGATTCAAG GATTACAACTGCTCAATTGATTTCATAAAATCCCCATTCTTGGTTCAAGAATGGAAGATTGTAGACAAGGCGGGTACGAGAAGAGAAACTCTAAGACTTGACTTGATTCAAGATTCTTCAATCAATTACCTTGATGCTGATATCATCATCTTCAACACCGGCCATTGGTGGACTCACCAAAAAACCTACAAAGG GAGCAACTATTTCCAGGAAGGAGATCGAGTATACAACAGGCTTGAAGTTGCAGAAGCATACACAAGAGCATTAAAGACATGGGCGAAATGGGTTGATTCAAACGTAAACTCCACAAAAACCCGTGTTTTCTTTCGTGGGTATTCAGCTTCCCATTTCAGAGGAGGGCAATGGAATTCCGGCGGGAATTGTGACGGCGAAACTGAACCTATAAGGAACGACAGCTTCCTCGGACCTTATCCATGGATGATGAATGTTCTTGAATCTGTCATGTCAGGAATGAAGACGCCTGTTTCTTATTTGAACATTACAAGAATGACCGGTTACAGAAAAGATGGACACCCTTCCATTTTCCGGCAGCCGGAGGTCAGAAGAAGTCGCCGGATTATTCAGGATTGTAGCCACTGGTGTCTTCCCGGTGTGCCGGATTCTTGGAACGAACTTCTTTATGTTTCTCTTCTTATGTCTGATTCTAAATAG
- the LOC124938334 gene encoding acetate--CoA ligase CCL3, which translates to MVVERDIDDLPKNAANYTALTPLWFLERAALVHPNRKSLVHGSIHYTWLQTYRRCRQLASALCQRSASFGSTVAVIAPNVPALYEAHFGVPMAGAVINPVNIRLNASTVAFLLEHSSSAVVMVDQEFFSLAEEALKIWADKSKSIFKAPLLVVIADDTCDSKSLKYALSRGAVEYEKFLETGCPEFAWKVPEDEWQSISLGYTSGTTASPKGVVLHHRGAYLMSLSNSLIWSMNEGAVYLWTLPMFHCNGWCFTWTLAALCGTSICLRQVSASAVFQGISDHGVTHFCAAPVVLNTIINASPEETILPLPHLVQVMTAGAAPPPSVLSSMSNLGFRVTHTYGLSETYGPSTVCAWKPEWDNLPSQTQARLNSRQGVRYIALEGLSVVNTHDMTPVPSDGKTIGEIVMRGNGVMKGYLKNEKANEEAFRGGWFHSGDLGVKHEDGYVEIKDRAKDVIISGGENISSVEIENVLYLHGAVLEAAVVARADERWGESPCAFVTVKKGVDGSDERRLGEEIIKFCKSKMPGYWVPKSVVFGPLPKTATGKVQKHLLRTKAKEMGPVKMSKL; encoded by the exons ATGGTGGTGGAAAGAGATATTGATGATTTGCCGAAGAACGCCGCTAACTACACGGCTTTGACGCCTCTCTGGTTCCTGGAAAGGGCGGCGTTAGTTCATCCAAATCGCAAATCACTAGTCCATGGATCCATACACTACACTTGGCTCCAAACTTATCGCCGTTGCCGCCAACTCGCGTCTGCTCTTTGTCAAAGATCGGCCAGCTTCGGAAGCACA GTGGCAGTTATTGCTCCCAATGTCCCTGCTCTATATGAAGCTCATTTTGGAGTTCCAATGGCAGGAGCTGTAATCAACCCTGTAAATATTCGTCTAAATGCATCGACGGTTGCTTTCCTTTTAGAGCATTCATCTTCTGCAGTGGTGATGGTGGATCAAGAGTTCTTCTCGTTGGCAGAGGAAGCTTTAAAAATATGGGCTGATAAAAGCAAAAGTATATTTAAGGCTCCACTATTAGTTGTCATAGCTGATGATACATGTGATTCAAAGTCTCTGAAATATGCATTGAGCAGAGGAGCAGTTGAATATGAAAAGTTCTTGGAAACCGGTTGCCCTGAATTCGCATGGAAAGTTCCAGAAGACGAGTGGCAAAGCATTTCTCTAGGATATACTTCTGGTACAACGGCTAGTCCTAAGGGAGTGGTATTGCATCACAGAGGAGCGTATCTAATGTCTCTCAGTAATTCTCTAATTTGGAGTATGAATGAAGGAGCTGTTTACTTGTGGACCTTACCCATGTTCCATTGTAATGGCTGGTGCTTCACTTGGACTCTCGCCGCACTTTGTGGCACAAGCATTTGTCTTCGACAG GTCTCGGCAAGTGCAGTTTTCCAAGGAATATCAGATCACGGCGTGACCCATTTCTGTGCTGCACCCGTGGTTctaaacacaatcataaacgcATCTCCAGAAGAAACTATTCTCCCACTCCCACATCTCGTACAAGTAATGACAGCCGGTGCAGCCCCACCTCCTTCGGTCCTCTCATCAATGTCAAACCTCGGTTTTCGAGTCACCCACACATATGGCCTTTCAGAAACATACGGACCCTCAACCGTATGCGCCTGGAAACCCGAATGGGACAATCTCCCCTCACAAACACAAGCCCGTCTCAATTCCCGCCAAGGCGTTCGTTACATCGCGTTGGAGGGATTATCCGTGGTGAATACCCACGATATGACACCCGTACCCTCAGATGGAAAAACAATCGGAGAGATTGTAATGCGGGGGAATGGCGTGATGAAGGGATATTTGAAAAACGAGAAAGCCAACGAAGAGGCTTTCCGTGGCGGGTGGTTTCATTCGGGCGATCTCGGAGTGAAACATGAAGATGGGTACGTGGAAATAAAGGATAGAGCGAAGGATGTAATTATATCGGGTGGAGAGAATATAAGTAGTGTGGAGATTGAGAATGTTTTGTATTTGCATGGGGCGGTTTTGGAGGCGGCGGTTGTGGCTAGGGCGGACGAGAGGTGGGGGGAGTCGCCGTGTGCGTTTGTTACGGTGAAGAAAGGGGTTGACGGATCAGATGAGCGTCGGTTGGGTGAGGAGATAATTAAGTTTTGTAAGTCGAAGATGCCGGGGTATTGGGTTCCAAAATCTGTTGTTTTTGGACCTCTTCCTAAAACGGCTACGGGGAAGGTGCAAAAGCATTTGTTGAGGACTAAGGCTAAGGAAATGGGTCCTGTTAAGATGAGCAAACTCTAA
- the LOC124940742 gene encoding calmodulin-binding transcription activator 5: MTSVVGLAGWEIHGFRSMKDLDIDSVLEEAKSRWLRPNEIHAILCNYKYFTIHAKPVTLPESGRIVLFDRKVLRNFRKDGHNWKKKNDGKTVKEAHEHLKVGNDERIHVYYAHGEDNPTFVRRCYWLLDKTMEQIVLVHYRETREGSPVTSTNSISSSGLSDPTASWNLSDVNGSPAEQAYCSVNRKLIVPGDCVTLGNYESKLHEINTLDWEELLVPDDPQKPIIPDVGQSPYFPQQDLFASNQSTPNSSIASTNMVPIENSFNGSQHLTGGMNNSLGVVPNDGLQTQDSFGRWINNIMTDSPEAVNNHWLESSIQSDLNSLISPASEILQSSISGQIFTITDVSPAWAFSDEDTKILVTGLFHEGYSSMAKSSLYCVCGDAYGPVEIVQPGVFRCLISPNNPGLVNLYLSIDSCKPISQVMTFEYRAPMIHNQISFTQEKWEEFQVQTRLFHLLFSTTKGLNILTSKVQKTYLKEAKFFARKASHIAEEWGSVIKSVGSTHIAYQHVKDSVLELTLKNKVYEWLMERIVDGHKISNHDENGQGVLHLCAILGYTWAVHAFSWSGFSLDYRDKFGWTALHWAAYYGRVEMVAKLLSAGAKPSLVTDPTPEVPGGCIAADLASQGGHDGLAAYLAEKGLVQHFKDMTLAGNASGSLETANIDSGNLQNLTEEELFLKDTLAAYRTAADAAGRIQSAFREHSLKLRTEAVESASPEEEARNIIAAMKIQHAFRNFETRKKVAAAARIQHRFRTWKLRQDFLNMRRQAIKIQAMFRRFQARRQYQKLVWSVGVLEKAILRWRLRRKGFRGLQVIPEEPENKKKESVAEEDFFQASRKQAVERVERSVIRVQALFRSKKAQEEYRIMKLTHDNAILQSVLDSSSNTEDME; encoded by the exons ATGACTAGCGTAGTAGGGCTTGCAGGATGGGAGATTCATGGATTCCGTTCTATGAAAG ATTTGGATATTGACAGCGTACTGGAGGAAGCTAAGTCAAGATGGCTCCGGCCAAATGAGATTCACGCTATACTCTGCAATTATAAGTACTTCACCATCCATGCGAAGCCAGTGACCTTGCCTGAAA GTGGTAGAATTGTGCTGTTTGACCGAAAGGTGCTTCGGAACTTTCGGAAGGATGGTCATAattggaagaagaaaaatgatGGGAAGACTGTCAAGGAAGCACATGAACACCTAAAA GTTGGCAATGATGAAAGAATCCATGTTTACTATGCCCATGGTGAAGATAATCCAACCTTTGTTCGGAGATGCTATTGGCTACTCGATAA GACAATGGAACAGATAGTTCTTGTCCATTACCGTGAAACACGAGAG GGCTCTCCTGTCACATCTACAAATTCAATATCTAGTTCAGGCCTTTCTGATCCAACTGCTTCTTGGAACTTATCAGATGTAAATGGCTCTCCAGCTGAGCAGGCATATTGCAGTGTTAACAGAAAGCTTATAG TGCCTGGTGATTGTGTGACACTGGGAAATTATGAAAGTAAGCTACATGAGATCAATACACTGGACTGGGAAGAGCTTTTGGTACCGGATGATCCACAGAAGCCGATCATTCCTGATGTAG GACAATCTCCATACTTTCCACAACAAGATCTATTTGCATCTAACCAATCTACTCCAAAC AGTAGCATTGCTTCGACCAACATGGTACCCATAGAAAATTCCTTTAATGGTTCTCAACATCTGACAGGAGGCATGAATAATTCTCTAGGCGTTGTGCCAAATGATGGATTACAAACTCAAGATAGTTTTGGGAGGTGGATAAACAACATAATGACCGACTCTCCAGAAGCTGTAAATAATCATTGGCTGGAATCCTCAATTCAAAGTGACCTTAACTCACTTATTTCTCCAGCATCAGAAATTCTCCAATCATCTATTTCAGGGCAAATATTCACTATAACTGATGTGTCTCCTGCTTGGGCTTTCTCTGATGAAGACACCAAG ATCCTCGTCACAGGACTTTTTCATGAAGGATATTCAAGCATGGCTAAATCCAGTTTATATTGTGTGTGTGGAGATGCATATGGTCCAGTCGAGATTGTCCAACCCGGAGTTTTCCGGTGCTTGATTTCACCGAATAACCCTGGACTTGTAAATTTATACTTGAGTATTGATAGTTGCAAACCCATTAGCCAAGTCATGACATTTGAATATCGTGCACCCATGATACATAACCAAATAAGTTTCACTCAAGAGAAGTGGGAAGAATTCCAGGTCCAAACTAGGCTTTTTCATTTGCTATTCTCTACCACAAAAGGCCTCAATATCTTAACTAGTAAGGTCCAGAAAACTTACTTGAAAGAAGCCAAATTTTTTGCACGCAAAGCTTCCCACATTGCGGAAGAATGGGGTTCTGTAATAAAATCTGTTGGAAGTACGCATATTGCATATCAACATGTAAAAGACAGCGTCTTAGAGCTTACTCTGAAGAATAAAGTGTACGAGTGGCTGATGGAAAGAATAGTTGATGGGCATAAAATATCCAATCATGATGAAAACGGGCAAGGAGTTCTCCACTTGTGTGCTATCCTCGGTTACACATGGGCAGTCCATGCATTTTCTTGGTCCGGATTTTCGCTGGATTATCGAGATAAATTTGGGTGGACAGCTTTGCATTGGGCTGCCTACTATGGAAG GGTGGAAATGGTTGCAAAACTTTTATCAGCTGGAGCAAAGCCAAGTCTAGTAACAGATCCAACTCCAGAAGTTCCTGGAGGATGTATTGCAGCTGATCTTGCATCTCAGGGTGGCCATGACGGTTTGGCAGCTTATCTAGCGGAAAAGGGTTTAGTTCAACACTTTAAAGACATGACGCTAGCTGGAAACGCAAGTGGCTCGCTTGAAACTGCTAATATCGATTCAGGAAACCTTCAGAACCTGACCGAAGAAGAGCTGTTCCTTAAGGATACACTGGCAGCTTACAGGACTGCGGCAGATGCAGCAGGACGCATACAATCTGCATTCAGGGAACACTCCCTGAAACTGCGGACGGAAGCTGTCGAGAGTGCAAGCCCAGAGGAGGAAGCTCGCAACATAATTGCTGCCATGAAGATCCAGCACGCTTTCCGAAATTTCGAAACGCGAAAAAAGGTTGCTGCAGCTGCCAGGATACAGCACAGGTTCCGTACTTGGAAGTTACGACAAGATTTCCTTAATATGCGTCGTCAAGCCATCAAGATTCAG GCGATGTTTAGGAGATTCCAAGCTCGTAGGCAATATCAGAAATTAGTATGGTCGGTTGGAGTGCTTGAGAAAGCGATTCTAAGGTGGCGATTAAGGAGAAAGGGATTTCGCGGGCTTCAAGTTATCCCTGAAGAACCGGAAAATAAGAAGAAAGAAAGTGTCGCGGAGGAGGACTTCTTTCAAGCGAGCAGGAAACAAGCTGTAGAGCGTGTGGAGAGATCAGTAATAAGGGTGCAGGCACTGTTCAGGTCAAAGAAGGCACAAGAAGAATATAGAATAATGAAGCTAACACATGATAATGCTATA CTGCAAAGTGTACTGGACAGCAGCAGCAACACAGAAGATATGGAATAA
- the LOC124940743 gene encoding 60S ribosomal protein L29-1-like, which translates to MAKSKNHTAHNQSRKAHRNGIKKPTKHRNASTKGMDPKFLRNQRYARKHNKNVGEVSTEEEQ; encoded by the exons aTGGCCAAGTCAAAGAATCACACCGCTCACAATCAGTCGCGCAAGGCTCACAGAAACGGTATCAAGAAGCCAACCAAACACCGTAACGCTTCCACCAAAGGG ATGGATCCTAAGTTCCTTAGGAACCAGAGGTACGCCAGAAAACACAACAAGAATGTCGGTGAAGTTTCCACCGAAGAAGAGCAGTAG
- the LOC124937647 gene encoding serine/threonine-protein phosphatase 4 regulatory subunit 3 isoform X1 — MGAPEKQSISSSLMQRVKVYRLSDDGKWDDQGTGHVTVDYIERSEELGLYVIEEEDKECLLVHRINAEDIYRKQEDTIISWRDPEYSTELALSFQETAGCSYIWDQICSVQRSMRFGAINSEAYHGSINSELRDFPAIELSTLPLVLKTVVESGISDQIRATDLILRDQDFFRKLMDLFQMCEDMENMDSLHIIYKIIRGIILLNSPQIFEKIFGDELIMEIIGCLEYDPDSPHVQHHRNFLKEHVVFKEAIPIKDPIALSKIHQTYRVGYLKDVILPRTLDDATIANLNSIIQTNNGMVVSLLKDDSTFIQELFARLKTPSTSEESKKNLVLFLHEFCNLSKSLQTGQQVRLFRDLVSEGLFDVIADILRSQDKKLVLTGTDIIVLFLNQDPNLLRSYVSRQDGIVLLGLLVTGMLTDFEGDMHCQFLEILKSLLDSYTSGVQRETIIETFYEKHLGKLIDVIAVSCVPSITSPPPDGFQSSGRDIQCQIRAKPEILLNICDLLCFCVLHHPYRIKCNFLLNNVIDRILLLTQRREKYLIVAAIRFFRTLVSRNDEQLMSHIARNNLLKPIVEAFVRNGSHYNLLHSAILELFEHIQKDIKSLLKCLVESFWNELAEFENLSTIQALKVKYDQSIENSGAKASIDMLNIRKRVDERAMEKEEEDYFNEESDEEDSASVNAARSTREKVKPLLQNGSTTNNPSLSPRTSGLVDYDDDEDDEDYKPPPKTRSENSNADEGELESIKLKKRSPSKEEPELVKKQRLVKNSRAKEGGVFAALCSTFLPSKKAASPSPVRIIPPSTDEEEKHTATKEEEPMKQTDDKHNHTNLDQNGSEILLLSTSDNVQSNGEEEEEDDSIVPAKPSAEMAVNGS, encoded by the exons ATGGGTGCGCCAGAAAAACAATCAATTTCTAGTAGTTTGATGCAG CGTGTTAAAGTGTATCGTTTGAGTGACGATGGGAAGTGGGATGATCAGGGGACTGGACATGTCACTGTTGACTATATAGAG AGATCGGAAGAACTTGGTCTGTATGTGATTGAGGAAGAAGACAAGGAATGTTTACTTGTACACCGTATCAATGCGGAAGATATATATCGAAAACAAGAAG ATACAATCATCTCCTGGCGAGATCCTGAGTATTCTACTGAATTAGCTCTTAGCTTTCAAGAAACGGCAGGGTGTTCATACATATG GGATCAGATTTGCAGTGTACAAAGAAGTATGCGTTTTGGTGCCATCAACT CTGAAGCATACCATGGTAGTATCAACAGTGAGTTGAGAGATTTTCCTGCAATTGAACTCTCTACACTTCCTTTAGTACTGAAG ACTGTTGTTGAAAGTGGCATTTCGGATCAGATACGCGCTACAGACCTGATATTACGTGAT CAAGATTTTTTCCGGAAGCTTATGGACCTCTTTCAGATGTGCGAGGACATGGAAAACATGGATAGTCTTCACATAATATACAAGATTATCCGAGGAATCA TCTTACTAAATAGTCCCCAGATCTTTGAGAAAATATTTGGGGATGAATTGATCATGGAGATAATTGGCTGCCTTGAAT ATGATCCAGATTCCCCTCATGTGCAACACCATAGAAATTTTCTTAAAGAGCATGTAGTCTTCAAGGAG GCTATACCTATTAAAGACCCTATTGCTCTGTCAAAAATACACCAAACATATAGAGTTGGTTATTTGAAG GATGTTATTTTGCCAAGAACGTTGGATGATGCAACTATTGCAAATCTCAACTCTATCATCCAGACTAATAATGGAATG GTTGTTTCTTTATTAAAAGATGACAGCACTTTCATCCAGGAGCTGTTTGCCAGGTTGAAGACACCTTCCACTTCTGAGGAATCCAAGAAGAATTTG GTACTCTTCTTACATGAATTTTGCAACCTAAGTAAGAGCTTGCAGACGGGCCAGCAAGTGCGACTATTTAG GGATCTGGTTAGTGAGGGCTTATTTGATGTCATTGCTGACATTTTGAGGAGTCAAGATAAGAAGCTTGTACTAACTGG GACAGACATCATTGTTCTCTTTCTTAATCAGGATCCAAACCTCTTACGATCTTATGTTAGTCGACAAGACGGGATTGTCCTTCTTGGACTTCTG GTAACAGGAATGCTCACTGACTTTGAAGGTGACATGCATTGCCAGTTTCTTGAGATTCTTAAGAGCCTTTTGGATTCTTATACATCTGGAGTCCAG AGAGAAACTATTATCGAGACTTTCTATGAGAAACACTTGGGTAAACTGATTGATGTTATAGCAGTATCATGTGTTCCCAGCATCACTTCCCCACCTCCAGATGGATTTCAAAGCTCTGGAAGAGACATACAATGTCAGATTAGGGCAAAGCCTGAGATTCTTTTGAACATTTGTGATCTACTGTGTTTTTGTGTGTTGCACCACCCTTACAGAATAAA ATGCAACTTTCTTCTCAATAATGTAATAGACAGGATTCTGCTTCTGACACAAAGAAGGGAAAAGTACCTAATAGTTGCTGCTATTCGTTTTTTCCGAACTCTCGTTTCACGGAAT GATGAGCAACTGATGAGTCATATTGCAAGGAACAACCTCCTAAAACCAATTGTAGAGGCATTTGTTCGCAATGGGAGTCATTATAACTTACTGCACTCTGCTATTCTAGAACTTTTTGAGCACATCCagaag GATATAAAGTCACTTCTCAAATGTTTAGTTGAATCATTTTGGAATGAATTGGCTGAATTTGAGAATCTATCTACCATCCAAGCactaaaagttaaatatgaccAG TCCATCGAGAACTCTGGTGCCAAGGCCTCAATTGACATGTTGAATATTAGAAAAAGAGTAGATGAGCGTGCAATGGAGAAAGAGGAGGAAGATTATTTTAACGAAGAAAG CGATGAAGAAGATTCAGCATCAGTAAACGCTGCTAGGTCAACTAGGGAAAAGGTTAAGCCTCTTTTGCAGAACGGATCTACCACAAATAACCCATCATTAAG TCCAAGAACTAGTGGCCTTGTTGATTATGATGATGACGAAGACGATGAAGATTATAAACCACCGCCCAAAACGCGGTCTGAGAATTCTAATGCAGACGAGGGAGAGTTAGAATccataaagttaaaaaaaaggtCGCCCTCAAAGGAAGAACCAGAGCTAGTAAAGAAACAACGGTTAGTTAAAAACTCGAGAGCGAAAGAGGGAGGTGTGTTTGCAGCTTTATGTTCTACCTTCTTACCCAGTAAAAAAGCGGCAAGCCCTAGTCCTGTTCGCATCATTCCCCCGTCAACAGATGAAGAAGAGAAGCACACAGCTACTAAAGAAGAAGAACCAATGAAGCAGACAGATGATAAGCACAACCATACTAATTTAGATCAAAATGGCTCTGAAATCCTATTACTTAGTACTTCAGATAATGTACAATCtaatggagaagaagaagaagaggatgattCGATAGTTCCTGCAAAGCCTTCGGCCGAAATGGCTGTAAATGGATCCTGA
- the LOC124937647 gene encoding serine/threonine-protein phosphatase 4 regulatory subunit 3 isoform X2 has translation MEVGILRLNDDQKIQQDFFRKLMDLFQMCEDMENMDSLHIIYKIIRGIILLNSPQIFEKIFGDELIMEIIGCLEYDPDSPHVQHHRNFLKEHVVFKEAIPIKDPIALSKIHQTYRVGYLKDVILPRTLDDATIANLNSIIQTNNGMVVSLLKDDSTFIQELFARLKTPSTSEESKKNLVLFLHEFCNLSKSLQTGQQVRLFRDLVSEGLFDVIADILRSQDKKLVLTGTDIIVLFLNQDPNLLRSYVSRQDGIVLLGLLVTGMLTDFEGDMHCQFLEILKSLLDSYTSGVQRETIIETFYEKHLGKLIDVIAVSCVPSITSPPPDGFQSSGRDIQCQIRAKPEILLNICDLLCFCVLHHPYRIKCNFLLNNVIDRILLLTQRREKYLIVAAIRFFRTLVSRNDEQLMSHIARNNLLKPIVEAFVRNGSHYNLLHSAILELFEHIQKDIKSLLKCLVESFWNELAEFENLSTIQALKVKYDQSIENSGAKASIDMLNIRKRVDERAMEKEEEDYFNEESDEEDSASVNAARSTREKVKPLLQNGSTTNNPSLSPRTSGLVDYDDDEDDEDYKPPPKTRSENSNADEGELESIKLKKRSPSKEEPELVKKQRLVKNSRAKEGGVFAALCSTFLPSKKAASPSPVRIIPPSTDEEEKHTATKEEEPMKQTDDKHNHTNLDQNGSEILLLSTSDNVQSNGEEEEEDDSIVPAKPSAEMAVNGS, from the exons ATGGAAGTTGGAATTCTGAGACTAAATGATGACCAAAAGATTCAG CAAGATTTTTTCCGGAAGCTTATGGACCTCTTTCAGATGTGCGAGGACATGGAAAACATGGATAGTCTTCACATAATATACAAGATTATCCGAGGAATCA TCTTACTAAATAGTCCCCAGATCTTTGAGAAAATATTTGGGGATGAATTGATCATGGAGATAATTGGCTGCCTTGAAT ATGATCCAGATTCCCCTCATGTGCAACACCATAGAAATTTTCTTAAAGAGCATGTAGTCTTCAAGGAG GCTATACCTATTAAAGACCCTATTGCTCTGTCAAAAATACACCAAACATATAGAGTTGGTTATTTGAAG GATGTTATTTTGCCAAGAACGTTGGATGATGCAACTATTGCAAATCTCAACTCTATCATCCAGACTAATAATGGAATG GTTGTTTCTTTATTAAAAGATGACAGCACTTTCATCCAGGAGCTGTTTGCCAGGTTGAAGACACCTTCCACTTCTGAGGAATCCAAGAAGAATTTG GTACTCTTCTTACATGAATTTTGCAACCTAAGTAAGAGCTTGCAGACGGGCCAGCAAGTGCGACTATTTAG GGATCTGGTTAGTGAGGGCTTATTTGATGTCATTGCTGACATTTTGAGGAGTCAAGATAAGAAGCTTGTACTAACTGG GACAGACATCATTGTTCTCTTTCTTAATCAGGATCCAAACCTCTTACGATCTTATGTTAGTCGACAAGACGGGATTGTCCTTCTTGGACTTCTG GTAACAGGAATGCTCACTGACTTTGAAGGTGACATGCATTGCCAGTTTCTTGAGATTCTTAAGAGCCTTTTGGATTCTTATACATCTGGAGTCCAG AGAGAAACTATTATCGAGACTTTCTATGAGAAACACTTGGGTAAACTGATTGATGTTATAGCAGTATCATGTGTTCCCAGCATCACTTCCCCACCTCCAGATGGATTTCAAAGCTCTGGAAGAGACATACAATGTCAGATTAGGGCAAAGCCTGAGATTCTTTTGAACATTTGTGATCTACTGTGTTTTTGTGTGTTGCACCACCCTTACAGAATAAA ATGCAACTTTCTTCTCAATAATGTAATAGACAGGATTCTGCTTCTGACACAAAGAAGGGAAAAGTACCTAATAGTTGCTGCTATTCGTTTTTTCCGAACTCTCGTTTCACGGAAT GATGAGCAACTGATGAGTCATATTGCAAGGAACAACCTCCTAAAACCAATTGTAGAGGCATTTGTTCGCAATGGGAGTCATTATAACTTACTGCACTCTGCTATTCTAGAACTTTTTGAGCACATCCagaag GATATAAAGTCACTTCTCAAATGTTTAGTTGAATCATTTTGGAATGAATTGGCTGAATTTGAGAATCTATCTACCATCCAAGCactaaaagttaaatatgaccAG TCCATCGAGAACTCTGGTGCCAAGGCCTCAATTGACATGTTGAATATTAGAAAAAGAGTAGATGAGCGTGCAATGGAGAAAGAGGAGGAAGATTATTTTAACGAAGAAAG CGATGAAGAAGATTCAGCATCAGTAAACGCTGCTAGGTCAACTAGGGAAAAGGTTAAGCCTCTTTTGCAGAACGGATCTACCACAAATAACCCATCATTAAG TCCAAGAACTAGTGGCCTTGTTGATTATGATGATGACGAAGACGATGAAGATTATAAACCACCGCCCAAAACGCGGTCTGAGAATTCTAATGCAGACGAGGGAGAGTTAGAATccataaagttaaaaaaaaggtCGCCCTCAAAGGAAGAACCAGAGCTAGTAAAGAAACAACGGTTAGTTAAAAACTCGAGAGCGAAAGAGGGAGGTGTGTTTGCAGCTTTATGTTCTACCTTCTTACCCAGTAAAAAAGCGGCAAGCCCTAGTCCTGTTCGCATCATTCCCCCGTCAACAGATGAAGAAGAGAAGCACACAGCTACTAAAGAAGAAGAACCAATGAAGCAGACAGATGATAAGCACAACCATACTAATTTAGATCAAAATGGCTCTGAAATCCTATTACTTAGTACTTCAGATAATGTACAATCtaatggagaagaagaagaagaggatgattCGATAGTTCCTGCAAAGCCTTCGGCCGAAATGGCTGTAAATGGATCCTGA